From the genome of Halorussus caseinilyticus, one region includes:
- a CDS encoding thiamine pyrophosphate-dependent dehydrogenase E1 component subunit alpha yields the protein MNRIIGERDLSETPFSPEQARETYRELVRARAFDERALALQRRGWMSSWPPYRGQEGSQVGAALAMADDDWLFPTYRSNAMQIARDVPMSDILLFRRGMPEFHSGHDVPNFPQAIPIATQIPHAAGVGMAMNYREAVNGEDGDRATVCYFGDGATSEGDFHEGLNFAGVFDAPTVFFCENNEWAISLPRHRQTAADSIAQKAAAYGFEGVQVDGNDPLAVRETVAEALESARDGNPVLVESLTYRQGAHTTSDDPSQYEETARELPDWRTADPLERYEEYLRDQDVLDDEFVAEVEDEVDAELDEAVERAESADPGDPDDVFDRVYENLPPNLREQKAWLDSFLAENDVQELDH from the coding sequence ATGAACCGCATCATCGGCGAGCGCGACCTCTCGGAGACGCCGTTCTCTCCCGAACAGGCCCGTGAGACCTACCGCGAGTTGGTCCGAGCGCGGGCGTTCGACGAGCGAGCGCTGGCGCTCCAGCGACGAGGGTGGATGAGTAGTTGGCCACCGTACCGAGGCCAAGAGGGGTCGCAGGTCGGGGCCGCGCTTGCGATGGCCGACGACGACTGGCTCTTTCCGACCTACCGGTCGAACGCGATGCAAATCGCCCGCGACGTTCCGATGAGCGACATCCTCCTGTTCCGGCGGGGCATGCCCGAGTTCCACTCGGGCCACGACGTGCCCAACTTCCCGCAGGCGATTCCCATCGCCACCCAGATTCCCCACGCCGCGGGCGTCGGCATGGCGATGAACTACCGGGAGGCGGTCAACGGCGAGGACGGCGACCGTGCCACCGTCTGTTACTTCGGCGACGGCGCGACCAGCGAAGGCGACTTCCACGAGGGTCTCAACTTCGCGGGCGTCTTCGACGCGCCGACCGTCTTCTTCTGTGAGAACAACGAGTGGGCGATTAGCCTGCCGCGCCACCGCCAGACCGCCGCCGACAGCATCGCACAGAAGGCCGCGGCCTACGGCTTCGAGGGCGTACAGGTGGACGGCAACGACCCCCTCGCGGTCCGGGAGACGGTGGCCGAGGCGCTCGAATCGGCCCGCGACGGGAACCCCGTCCTCGTGGAGAGTCTGACCTACCGACAGGGCGCACACACCACCAGCGACGACCCGAGTCAGTACGAGGAGACGGCCCGCGAGTTGCCCGACTGGCGGACCGCCGACCCCCTCGAACGCTACGAGGAGTACCTCCGCGACCAAGACGTGTTGGACGACGAGTTCGTCGCCGAGGTCGAGGACGAGGTGGATGCCGAACTGGACGAGGCCGTCGAGCGCGCCGAGTCCGCCGACCCCGGAGACCCCGACGACGTGTTCGACCGAGTGTACGAGAACCTGCCGCCGAACCTGCGCGAACAGAAAGCGTGGCTCGACTCCTTCCTCGCCGAGAACGACGTGCAGGAGTTAGACCACTGA
- a CDS encoding Lrp/AsnC family transcriptional regulator: protein MVTAYVMVKANTGEADRLKNAIMDLDGVIDAHIVAGDVDIIAKLDVDSPADVKEIAADGIQGIQGVEDTQTYIAMD, encoded by the coding sequence ATGGTTACAGCGTACGTGATGGTCAAAGCGAACACGGGCGAGGCGGACAGGCTCAAGAACGCGATTATGGACCTCGACGGCGTAATCGACGCCCACATCGTCGCGGGCGACGTGGACATCATCGCCAAACTCGACGTGGACTCGCCCGCCGACGTGAAGGAAATCGCGGCCGACGGGATTCAGGGCATTCAAGGCGTCGAGGACACCCAGACGTACATCGCCATGGACTAG
- a CDS encoding amidohydrolase — protein sequence MTAAADRIFTNAEVHTLADPDVTAEALAVRDGEVVRVDDAYEVEFLNGVETEVVDLDGRVLLPGFIDAHTHLQHLGRSLVYADLAEADSPGDCVALLADEGGSDGDGDSGDEWILGFGYDESAWEESRYLTSADLDAVSEDRPVAAFREDMHIAAVNSVALDRFADEMPDGDVRTEGGDPTGVVVEEAVDVLYEAIEPDAEETRGLLDAAQREAHRKGVTGVHDMVRQSRAPEVYRRMDADGDLALRVRINYWSDHLDALTEVGLRTNHGSEFVRTGGVKTFTDGSLGGRTAKLSEPYADSPESETGQWVVPPAELRELVAKGDDAGFQMTAHAIGDEAVEEVLSAYEGTDDPASARHRVEHAELASDEAIERFADTGVVASVQPNFLKWADEGGLYDARLGTERRERSNRYADLLAADTPLAFGSDCMPLDPLFGVHQTVNAPAERQRLSVTDALRAYTRGAAYAGFDEDRLGTVEAGKKADLVVLDRSPWDHPDDIENIDVAMTVVDGEVVYDGRN from the coding sequence ATGACAGCGGCGGCAGACCGTATCTTCACGAACGCGGAAGTTCACACGCTCGCCGACCCCGACGTGACCGCGGAGGCGCTGGCGGTCCGGGACGGCGAAGTCGTGCGTGTAGACGACGCCTACGAAGTCGAGTTCCTGAACGGCGTCGAGACCGAAGTCGTGGACCTCGACGGGCGGGTCCTCCTGCCGGGTTTCATCGACGCCCACACCCACCTCCAGCACCTCGGGCGCTCGCTGGTCTACGCCGACCTCGCCGAGGCCGACTCGCCCGGCGACTGCGTGGCCCTGCTCGCCGACGAGGGCGGTTCCGACGGTGACGGTGACTCCGGTGACGAGTGGATTCTGGGATTCGGCTACGACGAGAGCGCGTGGGAGGAGTCCCGATACCTGACGAGCGCGGACCTCGACGCCGTTTCCGAGGACCGACCGGTCGCGGCGTTCCGCGAGGACATGCACATTGCGGCGGTCAACTCGGTCGCGCTCGACCGGTTCGCCGACGAGATGCCCGACGGCGACGTGCGGACCGAGGGCGGCGACCCCACGGGCGTCGTCGTGGAGGAAGCAGTGGACGTACTCTACGAGGCCATCGAACCCGACGCCGAGGAGACCCGCGGACTGCTCGACGCCGCACAGCGCGAGGCCCACCGGAAGGGCGTGACGGGCGTCCACGACATGGTTCGCCAGTCGCGCGCGCCGGAGGTCTACCGCAGGATGGACGCGGACGGGGACCTCGCGCTCCGGGTCCGCATCAACTACTGGTCGGACCACCTCGACGCCCTCACCGAAGTCGGCCTGCGGACCAACCACGGGAGCGAGTTCGTCCGGACCGGCGGCGTCAAGACGTTCACCGACGGAAGCCTCGGCGGACGGACCGCCAAACTTTCCGAACCCTACGCCGACTCGCCGGAATCAGAAACCGGCCAGTGGGTCGTCCCGCCCGCGGAACTCCGCGAACTCGTGGCGAAGGGTGACGACGCTGGCTTCCAGATGACCGCCCACGCCATCGGCGACGAAGCGGTCGAGGAAGTCCTGTCGGCCTACGAGGGGACCGACGACCCCGCGAGCGCCCGCCACCGGGTCGAACACGCCGAACTCGCGTCCGACGAGGCTATCGAGCGATTCGCCGACACCGGGGTCGTCGCGTCGGTCCAACCGAACTTCCTGAAGTGGGCCGACGAGGGCGGACTGTACGACGCCCGCCTCGGCACCGAGCGACGCGAGCGGTCGAACCGCTACGCCGACCTGCTGGCGGCGGACACGCCGCTGGCGTTCGGGAGCGACTGCATGCCGCTGGACCCGCTTTTCGGCGTCCACCAGACCGTCAACGCACCCGCCGAGCGCCAGCGTCTCTCGGTGACGGACGCGCTCCGAGCGTACACCCGCGGGGCGGCCTACGCCGGGTTCGACGAGGACCGACTCGGCACCGTCGAGGCTGGCAAGAAGGCGGATTTGGTGGTCTTGGACCGCTCGCCGTGGGACCACCCCGACGACATCGAGAACATCGACGTGGCGATGACCGTCGTGGACGGCGAAGTCGTCTACGACGGCCGGAACTGA
- a CDS encoding HalOD1 output domain-containing protein: MSEKQSEVNRGTVLTTYEVATGERLSEGVIAAVAAVSGIDPAEMDPLAEVIDPDALDALFDARHDGTPRADGTTRFSFFDYGVVVTGSGRISILDATP; the protein is encoded by the coding sequence ATGAGCGAAAAGCAATCAGAAGTAAATCGCGGGACCGTGCTGACGACTTACGAAGTGGCGACCGGCGAGCGGTTGAGCGAGGGGGTCATCGCGGCCGTCGCCGCGGTTTCGGGCATCGACCCCGCCGAGATGGACCCCCTCGCAGAGGTCATCGACCCGGACGCGCTGGACGCCCTGTTCGACGCTCGGCACGACGGAACCCCGCGGGCCGACGGGACGACTCGGTTCTCCTTCTTCGATTACGGCGTCGTCGTGACCGGCAGCGGCCGTATCTCGATACTCGACGCGACGCCGTAA
- a CDS encoding DUF5813 family protein: MTDERVERAFRDHPDFEQTDDDRFETPAKPFENVVTVSDTEGDAREYRLEARTPMLDAVVEGETVAEVVEDGWFETLELRLDDAHTVADADAAPPEIEREGTGEDAEVVVTVAFDREDPERAAEDALAIAEYVEGTWVQGIIPGYDYREPAAGLRERARQNYDEDGASGRRDGPR, translated from the coding sequence ATGACCGACGAGCGAGTCGAGCGCGCCTTCCGCGACCATCCCGACTTCGAGCAGACCGACGACGACCGGTTCGAGACGCCCGCGAAACCCTTCGAGAACGTCGTCACCGTGAGCGACACCGAGGGAGACGCCCGCGAGTACCGCCTCGAAGCCCGGACGCCGATGCTCGACGCCGTGGTCGAAGGCGAGACGGTGGCCGAAGTCGTCGAAGACGGGTGGTTCGAGACCCTAGAGTTGCGACTGGACGACGCCCACACCGTCGCCGACGCCGACGCCGCGCCGCCCGAAATCGAGCGCGAGGGGACGGGCGAGGACGCGGAGGTCGTCGTCACCGTCGCGTTCGACCGGGAGGACCCCGAACGCGCCGCCGAGGACGCGCTGGCGATAGCCGAGTACGTCGAAGGGACGTGGGTGCAGGGCATCATCCCGGGCTACGACTACCGGGAACCCGCCGCGGGCCTGCGCGAGCGAGCGCGCCAGAACTACGACGAGGACGGCGCTAGCGGGCGACGGGACGGTCCCCGCTAG
- a CDS encoding potassium channel family protein produces the protein MRFVIIGSGRVGLRTARVLREEGHEVTLIERDANKVERARNDDFEVIEGDGDREEVLTQADLESADAVGALTGDLNVNFAACMVAKHYGCRTVLRIDEDYREDIYRKFASDVDEVVYPERLGAIGAKNALLGGNIRAIADIAQSLQVVELTITDESPVKGYSISELSLPADSRILAFGKADEAMGIPLPDDSLEVGDRLAVLADFDVLEDVRQILVGDASRASAQAMTGGT, from the coding sequence ATGCGATTCGTTATCATTGGCTCGGGTCGGGTAGGGCTTCGCACGGCCCGCGTCCTTCGGGAGGAGGGCCACGAGGTCACGCTGATAGAGCGCGACGCCAACAAAGTCGAGCGCGCTCGTAACGACGACTTCGAGGTCATCGAGGGCGACGGGGACCGCGAGGAAGTCCTGACGCAGGCCGACCTCGAATCAGCGGACGCGGTGGGTGCGCTCACCGGCGACCTGAACGTCAACTTCGCGGCGTGCATGGTCGCCAAACACTACGGCTGTCGGACGGTTCTGCGCATCGACGAGGACTACCGCGAGGACATCTACCGGAAGTTCGCCAGCGACGTGGACGAGGTGGTCTACCCCGAGCGCCTCGGTGCCATCGGCGCGAAGAACGCACTGCTCGGGGGGAACATCCGCGCCATCGCGGACATCGCCCAGAGCCTACAGGTGGTCGAACTCACGATTACCGACGAGTCGCCGGTCAAGGGCTACTCCATCAGCGAACTCTCGTTGCCCGCCGACTCCCGAATCTTGGCGTTCGGCAAGGCCGACGAAGCGATGGGGATTCCGCTCCCCGACGACTCGCTGGAGGTCGGCGACCGACTGGCGGTCCTCGCGGACTTCGACGTGCTGGAGGACGTGCGACAGATTCTGGTGGGCGACGCAAGCAGAGCGAGTGCGCAAGCGATGACGGGAGGTACCTAA
- a CDS encoding Lrp/AsnC ligand binding domain-containing protein, protein MVHAFIMVKTAAGRSEDVLQAVRGLDRISEAHIVAGEFDVIVETDADEVYDVLHAASSDISGMDGVADTKTYMALD, encoded by the coding sequence ATGGTTCACGCTTTTATCATGGTGAAAACGGCCGCTGGACGCTCGGAGGACGTTCTACAGGCAGTTCGCGGGTTAGACCGCATCTCGGAGGCCCACATCGTCGCGGGCGAGTTCGACGTTATCGTGGAGACCGACGCCGACGAGGTGTACGACGTACTTCACGCCGCCTCGTCGGACATCTCGGGGATGGACGGCGTTGCGGACACCAAGACGTACATGGCGCTCGACTGA
- a CDS encoding bacterio-opsin activator domain-containing protein — MSIIAELSVPVGDFPLGRALTVTPAMEVELERIVPTGDGALPFFWVWGDDVDAFVSELENDTGIEEVTVLDRVGDGALVRAEWREEHGLIETIVNSEATLLAVNRHDDVWKFQLRSPDRAAVVALQRYCADHDIDLRLNWIHTLTEVEAGEQYGLTDDQRRAIVAAFEAGYFDEPRETTLEDLSKEFGISSRAVSKRIRRGLRNLVATTLVTEE; from the coding sequence ATGAGTATCATCGCGGAGTTGTCCGTCCCAGTCGGCGACTTTCCGCTCGGTAGAGCCCTCACGGTGACGCCAGCCATGGAGGTCGAACTCGAACGCATCGTCCCGACAGGTGACGGTGCGCTCCCGTTCTTCTGGGTGTGGGGCGACGACGTGGACGCGTTCGTATCGGAGTTAGAGAACGACACCGGCATCGAAGAAGTCACGGTTTTAGACAGGGTGGGCGACGGTGCGCTGGTGCGCGCGGAGTGGAGAGAAGAACACGGACTCATCGAGACCATCGTGAACTCGGAGGCGACCCTGTTGGCGGTGAACCGACACGACGACGTGTGGAAGTTCCAACTCCGGTCGCCCGACCGCGCGGCGGTCGTGGCGCTCCAGCGCTACTGCGCGGACCACGACATCGACCTGCGACTCAACTGGATTCACACGCTCACGGAAGTCGAGGCGGGCGAGCAGTACGGCCTGACCGACGACCAGCGTCGGGCCATCGTCGCGGCTTTCGAGGCGGGCTACTTCGACGAACCGCGCGAGACCACCCTCGAAGACCTCTCTAAGGAGTTCGGTATCTCCTCGCGGGCGGTCTCCAAGCGAATCCGTCGCGGACTCCGGAATCTAGTTGCGACGACGCTCGTGACCGAAGAGTAG